In Drosophila santomea strain STO CAGO 1482 chromosome 3L, Prin_Dsan_1.1, whole genome shotgun sequence, a single window of DNA contains:
- the LOC120448457 gene encoding uncharacterized protein LOC120448457 — protein MSRLLLQCRRTLLILRRQTAVENEKGLFSKLLEKCESFGKEEKHVDQEQEESKRS, from the coding sequence ATGTCCCGACTTTTGCTGCAGTGCCGCAGAACTTTGCTGATCCTGCGCCGCCAAACGGCggtggaaaatgaaaaaggacTCTTCAGCAAGCTGCTGGAGAAGTGCGAGTCCTTCGGCAAGGAGGAGAAGCATGtggaccaggagcaggaggaatCTAAGCGGTCTTAA
- the LOC120448456 gene encoding uncharacterized protein LOC120448456: MFKIRNFALLKLSEGVFGPRLMSKSSKDSGKDSCKGGDSAKGKDKKKKDLCGRTIVPTSPRCKNKPGGSDKSKSSKDDCKKN; this comes from the exons atgttcaaaattcGCAACTTTGCGCTCTTGAAACTGAGTGAAGGCGTTTTCGGCCCGCGTCTAATGTCCAAATCTTCGAAAGATTCGGGCAAGGATTCTTGCAAGGGTGGCGATTCCGCAAAGGGGAAAgacaagaagaagaaggatcTCTGTGGCAGAA CTATTGTTCCCACTTCGCCACGTTGCAAAAACAAGCCCGGCGGTTCAGACAAGTCCAAATCCTCCAAAGATGATTGCAAGAAAAATTAG